The following proteins come from a genomic window of Trichoplusia ni isolate ovarian cell line Hi5 chromosome 28, tn1, whole genome shotgun sequence:
- the LOC113506012 gene encoding uncharacterized protein LOC113506012: MREVLNPEDVRVSRPVKTAEVRITGLDDSVTPEEVVVAVARSGECPPDRVRAGDIRTDATGLGVVWVRCPVASAKKIAVAGEVKVGWVAARVKLLQPRALRCFRCLEKGHVRAKCTSAADRSDLCYRCGQPGHKAAQCSAALNCCLCSAAGKPAGHRLGGGACGMPTSTAKKAGRGAPSLPG, translated from the coding sequence ATGAGGGAGGTCCTCAACCCCGAGGACGTCCGGGTCTCCAGACCGGTGAAAACCGCAGAGGTGCGGATCACCGGTCTGGATGATTCCGTGACCCCCGAGGAAGTGGTGGTGGCCGTTGCCCGTAGCGGAGAGTGTCCGCCGGATAGGGTGCGGGCCGGCGACATACGCACCGACGCCACCGGACTCGGCGTAGTCTGGGTTCGGTGCCCCGTGGCGTCGGCGAAGAAGATCGCCGTAGCTGGCGAAGTGAAGGTGGGCTGGGTTGCAGCGAGGGTAAAACTCCTGCAACCCCGGGCTTTGAGGTGCTTCCGGTGCCTGGAAAAGGGGCACGTCCGGGCAAAGTGCACCTCCGCAGCAGACCGCAGCGATCTCTGCTATCGCTGCGGTCAGCCCGGTCACAAGGCGGCCCAGTGTTCCGCCGCGCTAAACTGCTGCCTGTGTTCGGCCGCGGGGAAGCCGGCGGGACACAGATTGGGCGGGGGAGCCTGTGGCATGCCCACCAGCACTGCCAAAAAGGCAGGGAGAGGAGCTCCAAGCCTGCCGGGGTAA